One Malania oleifera isolate guangnan ecotype guangnan chromosome 9, ASM2987363v1, whole genome shotgun sequence DNA segment encodes these proteins:
- the LOC131164965 gene encoding vesicle transport protein GOT1-like, with product MVSFEMNDRKKIGLGLTGFGIFFSFLGVMFFFDKGLLAMGNILFLSGVTLTIGLKSTMQFFMKRQNFKGTISFGVGFFLVMIGWPILGMILEAYGFIVLFSGFWPTLSVFIQRIPVLGWVFQQPFVRSFFDRNRGKRVPV from the exons ATGGTTTCCTTCGAGATGAATGACCGAAAAA AGATTGGACTGGGGTTGACAGGATTTGGCATTTTTTTCTCATTCCTGGGAGTCATGTTTTTCTTTGACAAGGGATTACTTGCCATGGGAAAT ATCCTCTTCTTGTCAGGGGTGACATTAACCATTGGACTGAAGTCCACCATGCAATTCTTCATGAAACGTCAAAATTTtaag GGAACAATTTCATTTGGTGTTGGCTTTTTCTTGGTTATGATAGGATGGCCAATATTGGGCATGATTTTGGAGGCATATGGTTTCATTGTACTCTTCAG CGGCTTCTGGCCAACACTCTCAGTCTTTATACAGAGGATACCTGTCCTTGGTTGGGTGTTTCAACAACCATTTGTTAGATCG